AAACTGTATTATATATGTCAAGAATGTACAGTTTGTTGGTCATTCTCTTGAAATTTTGTTCCAAAAAAAATCACACGTATACAGAATATATACCGATATCTTGGTCTTGCTCGATTATGCATTTGACGGGTATCTAACATCTCAGTTATTGAGGCTTGAGCAAAAGCAGGACTATGAAATTTAAGACAAAAAGCTTATCATGtcattgaaaaacattttttgaCTACTAACTATCCTTATCTCTAAAGAAGATTGAGAAGGCATAACATGGTAGGATGAAGTTGAAAGAGATATATCAATTTTGCATTTGATAGGTATCAATTAAAGCTTGCTCTGATCTAGTGGGAGCTGCTCTTGCGTTCAGGTTCATATGTACTGGTGATAACAGACCGTGAATGTGTTTGATCTTACTTTGGGCACCCTCTCTTTGAAGTTCCATTGATGAAATTTTATCCTTGTGACCAGTCACTCAAGAACTCTACTACTGAACAGGTAGGTCTCCAATTTTCTATTCAATTCCctaccttattttttttttaatctcatgCTGCTGTCTTCCATAATTGTTCCTATGATAATGATTTGGCTTTTGACAGAAAAACGTGGAAGTCAGTTTCCGGCACTTTCCGGCACTGCTAATGTCGTATAGAGGACTCCTAGTTTGTACTTCTCTTATGATGTCAATTAACTATTGAGGTGAATTGTCTTTTCAACCTCCTGACTGCTTGTATGTtgccttttttcttctttcctcATCTTGGGGTACCATTAGAAATTATCCTGAATGGGAGCTCTTCATTCAGACTATGGATCCAGATCATGAAGACAGATTTTCACTTTGATCCACTTGATGTGACAAAAAGCTGGCCAGAGGATGTCTTGCCTTTGCTGCCAGTGGGAAGACTAGTTCGGAACAAGAACATTGATCACTTTTTTCAATGAGAATGAGCAGCTACATTTCTGCCCTTGTATTGTGGTTCCAGGGGTTTATTACTCAGATGATAAAATGCTTCAAACTCATAGTTTCTCCTACTCTGATAGCCAGAGGTATCGACTTGGACCAAACTATTTGCAACTTCCTGCTAATGCTCCAAAGTGTGCTCAACAATCACTATGATGGCTCTATGAATTTTATGCATAGGGATGAGTATGTACGTTCTCCCTCCTTCCATTACAGAAAATATTCATCCATGAAATTTATGATCTTAATCTGTTAAGACTTTTTACACCATCGTGTtatgtttctttcatttttaccATTTATAAGATAAATATACTTTTATAGCAAAGGTGATGTAGTAACTTGAAAGATGGGGGAATAACTAGTTGTTTTGCACTGATATTGTAAAAGTTTTTTACATGTcagtgtatataacttaaatctaTGCTAATACCACATAATACTGATACGTTGCAGCAAATGCGCCTTTAGCTTAGCTTGGAAGTTCATTCACATTGAACGTTCGTCATGATGTGTGTAGACTTAGTGTAATGACTTCAGTTTATTTAGTGACTTGGTTTATTTGTGTTTTAATTATGGTGATACTTTATAATAGTTAATGCATGGTTAATTACAGATTGACTACTTCCCTTCAAGGTATGATCAAGTTCAGCCATGCTGAGATGCATCCTATTCCTTCAACAGTTTGCCGTTGCAAACTAGAGAAGGTTTATTCCTTTTTATCTATTATCTAATAACATTTGAAGCTGAATTAAGACTACAACTTCTGAAGCAGTGGCAGTAGATATCCAGGAAATGCATATTGAAGTGGACCTTAATCCAACACAAGtcttttttcaaacttttgtgTTGCTGAAATTTCTTACAGTTATCAATCAGAATGAGAACAATTTCAATCAAGCAGGGAAAATGTACCGCAAATTCACACCTGACAGGTAAACTTGATTGACATATCTTAGACTCTGGTGTTGTTAAGTTTACATTCAGTATAATGTGGTGGACGGTCTTATTAAGATGAAATAAAGAGAGTTCctgataaataaatatacatttacCAGTCTATGGAACTTGAAAAAATTGGGGATGGATCTGCAACATTCTTCATTCTCAAGCTTCAAGATCATTTACCAGACGGTGGAACTTGAAAAAATTGCCATTTACCCGAAATTGCATTGCATTAAATTTTGCAACATTTCATCAAAGTTAAATCTAACTTTGAGCATGAAGTAATATGTTTTGGTTAAAGCAGAAATTTAAATCTGATTCACAGAAAGCCAACATCTGTCACACTTCTTGCTGTAACATTCTAACATCTGTCACACTTCTTGCTGTAACATTCTCTTATACTTTTCTctgtcatattatatattcaaaatgtGAATGTACACATGTAAACCATTTGCCAATCAGTCTTTGAAGGGAAACATATTGTAGTACTGATTTTAGTTGTTAATACAGGACTAGTTGCTCACCTACTTTCTCAAACCTTTTACTACactttattttctctttgacATTCATATTCCTCCCTCTGAAGGATATATGCCTGtgtaaatgtgaaaaaaaaaacatgacaaACACTTCTTCTCATGCTAGTTATTCTAGTAGTTGTATCAATAACAGTTTATATCAGTTCTTTGTTGAGAGCAAGAAGGACTTTCGAGTGTTTAAGCCTTTCAAGTGTCATTTGTGTGCATTCTTTCTTAAGGTCCATTTTTGAGGGGGGGTAACCTCTCTTCTCTGTTAAACCctgattttttttgaagttttgcACTTATGCTAGTTTGCATTTCCGTTTTTGCAAGTAATTACTTATGAACCCCTTATTTTTAGATTAACTCAGAATGAGGCAGCAGAGAGAATAAGGGGTTTCTGTTAAAGTGTGGTTGCCCTACTCTATGCTTTTCCTGTGATTCTTCCATTTTCTAAATAAACCAAGAGCCCTTAAAAATGTGAAAGAGACATAGATAGAGTAAACTACAGTTTCTGGGTTTCCCCCCCTTCATTTAGGTTCTGGACTGTGATTTTCTTGAGCTGAGGTCTATTGGAAACAACTTCTCTAGTCCCCCCACAAAGGACCGGGGTAATAGGTTTTCTACCTATTTGTACACTGGATTTATATATAGAGTTTTCCCAACATTACTAAATTTATCTCCCTCGTCACAAAAATATGTTGGAGAGAGGTTGATGGGAAGGAATAACACTAAGAGAAGGAGTAGAGGTGACCTACTTAGTAATGTTAccttttcaattaaaaaagagCGGGCTACTTGTAATTGAGggtaaaaaaatgaagatactGCTTGGTATTTATACCTGGTCTACAGttgaaaacaaaaagaaaaatgaaaataagttgGTAGTCTCTTCAAGGTTGAGTGTAGCAGAAAGCCGGAAACCCCCTCTCTACCTCTCAAAGGTTGGTCTGTGTACATCCTATCCTCCCCAAGTCCCACATGTGGGATTATACTGGTGTTTGTTGCTCTTCAAGGTTGTGTCTAATGAACTAGTTACGTTGGAACTCAAGCTTAGTATACTTTACTACTCAGCGGGCTTGATTTAGACTTGAACTTGAAAGCTGAAGACTCCACTTGCTGTCAGTAGCTGATGATGTTTTGCAGCGGCAGCCAAGTGTATTGTATGAAATTAAGCATTATGCATAAGTACTCCAACCTATGTCCAAAATTCCAGCTTTTCATTATTCCTCCCATGTTTTCATAACAACCAAGCAAATATTTCTACCTCCCTGGGGAGGATGTGAACACTGTAGCTGAAGATGCCAAATCAACACCCCAAGCAACCATTTCCCTATACGAAAGTGGAAAGGGCGAGAAGACAAACCTAAGGGAatctaaggtcttattacccctgaacttatttataaataattttctatcctttttcgatctacgtggcactatcaaACAAATAGCTTGAAAAAATAGTCAACACCTGCTGGGCCCAGAAGATAGTGCCATGTAGGCTGAAAAGGgctagaaaattatttaaacaagTTCAGGATAATAGAATCGTGTGTTTATGAGATTTCAGACATAGATTGAGGATAATTATGCATTTCTCCTTTTACATATTAtgaatgacttttcatttgttAGATCATGGGCGACAGACTATTGTCTTATAAGCCATCACTAAATAAAGAAGAATGTGATCGGCTAGGATAATTAGAACTGTGATTGAATGTTAGTTAAAGAAAAAGACATGTAAATTATTTAAGATATAGGGTTCTTTATCTTTTCTTACATCACTTTGTGTCTCGTGGAGTGTGTTCTTATGTAGATATTGAGGCACGTGTCAAAATAAATGTGTTTCCCTTTTTACATAGTCAAGGATTATGATCTTTTGTTTGAATGTTGGTTAAGATAGGAGTGGTTTGACTTATCGCCacaaaaaaaatgtcatttgttcatttttgttCCATGTTAGATGTGCAATCAACTTGCCAGAAATTATGTGCAGCATTTAACTCCCTCTGTTGGAACCAATAATAGTTTTATCAAAACTGATTATGTTAATTCGATAAAGCAATTTTATGTGCTTTTCAAGAATCTCTTTTGGTGACTAGTTGGTTCATAATGGTACTTGTAGGACTGGCGTCCTGTCCTTCTCTTTATTCACCATGGTTTCTTATGCTTCCTTACACCACCGACATCAAGATAAAGCCATTCAAACGATATGCATCGGCTTTAAAAGAGAGGCTCTGAGCTACCTTTTTTTGTTGGAAATTGTTACTAAAGCTCATGGGAGGCCAAATGGATATCCTAACGATATGCAGGCTTTCCCAGCAAGCTTCGGCTTTAAAAGAGAGGCTCTGAGCTACGTTTTTTTGTTGGAAATCGTTACTAAAGCTCACAGGAGGCCAAAGTTTTTTGAGATTTAGTTTGTAGTATCCATTAGGATAGTGGAGCTGGGATGTGTGTTGACCCGTTTTCGCCAGAAGCCATTGGGCAAGGTATATTCTATTAACCGTGGACAGTTTGGTCAGTTGACTGTAAAGAATTTTTAACTGATCTTTTTACTCTTTATTCTTTCTGAGAGGACAAACCAGTTAAACCTTGATTACCAAGAACTAGTCAAGGAACCCAGAGTACGTCAGCATGTTGTGCAATTAAAGTCATTATCACAACTTTTATATTACTTTGTCGCAAAATGAACTGTAAGAAACAAATTAGTCAAACAGAATGTGTCATCTCAAGTTACATAAGTTACATCTCTAAAGCAAAAGATTCAATAATATTCTCCCCTTATATTTCTCACAATGGTCACTTGTCTTTCTCTACTTACACTTTGGGTGTCTATTTGAAGCTCCTTCACTAGCTTCAAGATATTGAGTTGACAATTTTCTTAgacatttttcttcaaatacaCATTGGGTGCCTAGAAGCTCCTTCACTATCAATTTCATAATATTAATGCCTTTTGGTTCTAGGCAGCTTCTATTGAACGTCCCGACTGGGAGTGATTGTTATTTCCTAAAACTAGAAAGTTGGAAGATTCAATCTGGTTTAATATTTGACACCATTTTCTATAATTATTCATTTGCTGGTTGTGGGAACTTGGATCAGGACAGGGAGAGGTTTATATGGTTGTGCCTTGGGACTTGAAACCACTAGAGAAGCCTGTACCAACTAACACAGGCTTATAGTAAATCAAAGGGAATTTTAGTCTTTTTGAAGTAAAATTGGTATTCTTGAATGTATATGTTAATATTCTTGCAGCCATGTTCAAGAATTTGGAGCTTAGTTCGGTCAGGGGTTTTCTTGTATTGACGATTTCTGATCAATACCCTAAACCTTGAATTCTTTGAATTTGAGAACTCGCGTTTGTCACTTTTTCATTGAATTCTTGCATGTATTCTCTTTTAAGAATAATTCAAGGAAATCCAAGAAAGTTAATATTCTTGCAGCCCTATGTTGAGTGAGATGGGAGAATTAAGCGAAAGTATGAGGCTATTTGGAGCTCAGTTCGGTCAGGGTTCTCTTGTATCAACGATTTCTGatcaaaaccctaaaccctttaaaaggagaaaagaaaagtttGACAACTCTctattgttagattttcttgGAATTCTTGCATGCAttctattttttagaaaaatcaagaacTTGCTATTTGAAGTGACATTGTTATTCTTAGATGCATATACTAAGAAAAGCAAAGAATATATTGGTATCAGAAATGTCAAGGAAGTTCAAGAAATCTATTCTTTTTAGAAGAATTGTGGTGTCATTCTTGTAGTGTATGTGAAGTTGTTTTTACATGCATGTAAAggttattcaaaataaaagattGTTACATGGATATACCGTTGAAGGTGACCTTATGCATTATTAACTTGTTTTGCAAGGCTTAAATATTTTGCTAGCTGTTGCAAGACTTtctaaaataagatttttattgtacacgaataaaattttaaaaaataatatatgtatatatttaacataatatgagaaatatataaaaataaataaataaatttggagCGTAGAGTAAAATAGGGTGGactagaattttattttttgaaaataaaatgataatatacttttttttaacgATATTTTTTGGGGATATTACaatctttaatttttgagaaaatgcattaaaaaaatcctaaattttgGTAGCACAATTTACTTTACCACTTAACCTATCTGGGTATTTAAATACCTTCTCATTATTGAATGAATTAAATACAACTTTGAGAATAGAATATCACTCTCATCTTCAACATCATAGTCATGTAAGTACTATGtcattaattttcatttttttggttattcaccttttttttatacattttcttaaaatttattacacaaacaattaatttaaaatgcattttaaaattaaaattgccccATCTTCTTTCACCCTTCCCTTCTACCCCCTTCCCCCCTCCccccttttcttctttcttgattttcaccattttcaACCATTactaatttcttttcttttcaaattttcagCATTTTATagttgttttcttcttcaacattcataatttttttttaaggaaaaagggtctgatatacccctcaactttgtcatttagagctgatataccccttgttatgaaaatggctcatatatacccctacttgtaaacaaatggctcacatatacccttttcttctaacggaaatgaaaaaaataataattttaatctaaatttttattatttttttctaaaaaatataatcccatatgagtaaatttaatcctcatcaaacattttttttttgacttttttttatttcaatgactaatttataattattattttgataatcaaatttatttatgtttcactaatattattgtgaaacttattgtagatgaccaaattttttcttcgaatatgaaattaaattacaatacacacaaaaaaaatagtttaatttttttcctttaaactaaggaatgaaagaaaaaaaacaaaataagaataagaaactcaaataattataataaaagaagtcaaaaaataatttatgtatgaaaaaaattaaaatatagcttgaactttgatagaagaatcatatatacccctaaataatttttaaaaaaaaattagaagtaataaatataaatttaaaactaatcttttaacttccgttaaatgaagggtatatgtgagccattttgtaacagcaggggcatatatgagccgtttgtataacggtaagggcatatatgagccacttttataacgaggagTATATCAgttctaaatgacaaagttgaggggtatatcagaccattttcccttttttttaaaaaaatagcatacttactttttttttgaacCCTCTCTCCCACAAATTTGCCTCCTTggagaataatattttttgaaagttatttttttcaGAAAAGGGTCAACATTGCCCCTGAACTATGCGAAATAGCTATACCTTCCATTACATTTTGGGATCAAAAATACCCTGTCGTTATCTTAGGAGACCACAAATACCCTCAAGAGTTAATACCCCAATTTTTTAgtgacgtggcatgccatatgGGACTAATCTCTCCACTTAAGCGTTGCCAACTAAGATTCACTATGAAAGAACTTGACTTTTAGTGGCGACAAAGTTGCCACAAAATCCTAAAATATTGCCACTAAAGGCTATGAATTTTTTCAAcagaaaaaatgataattaattttcaattgtaacctaattttctaaaataaataacttgcaatatcaatattaaaaacacccaatattattacaaaaaatCATGAATATTATTTCTCGATTCACATCTCCTACAATATAATGCAtcattgtacattttatacatttacatataacataaaaataaaacatacagTGTCTTCAAAATCCTACTTAATcgatatcatttatgttttttaaaaacaataaagaaaaaaacacaaaattagaatttaatgtttAGAACTTTTAGTGACGAATTTCGGGCTTTTGTGGCGACTATTGTCGCCGCTAAAAGTCTAGTTCTTTTGTAGTGAATCTTAGTTGGCAATGCTTAGGTGGAAAGATTAGTCCCGCGTGGCTTGTCAAGTCAATAAAAATGAGGTGTTAACTCTTGAGGGTATATATGGTCTCTTAGGATAACAACATGAGCATTTATTATCCCAAAATATAATGGAGAGTATAAATGATCTATTTCACATTGTTCAAGGgcaattttgaccctttttcgtatttttttattaacagttgaaataaaaaatgaagattgTGTAAGAAATTTGATAGACCCATTTTTTTTGCATCACAGTTAATAGAATTCAAAAGGAGTTACTTAAAATTCaatgatgtttttatatattttcttttaatttttttaattactattagtagtttattatttgttttttatcaAGATGAcatgtttttatttatgtgaatttcATATGTCaaagtttttcaaataaatgtgaGAGCACATTACACGTACCACTgatgtgtgtttctcaaactaataaATGATAGTTTATGTATGAAACTCATactgtaaatattttatatatgaaactCAAAACAAGATAGTTTAGGTGTATTTTTTACACGTATTATATATTGTCTAGTTATCATGGTAATATATTTACAATATATGTAATTTTCAGGATATTGTATTATTGATGGCCAGAGACTAACATAAATGAAAGATCAATTTAGGATgacatataatacatatatttgttgTGAACTTTTTTTCAGGAGAATGTATTGATGATGGCTTAATGAGAAGACTTTGAATTAAGGCGTAATAAGTGGCAATTCAAAATATCTATTAAGAGTGCTCGGGAAAAAAATTGTCCCTaagatttgaaaataaaaagtttaaaatcatatatttatataaagtagATTCCTAGACCCGCATAAATGGCTCCGCCACAAGCAagaattcccttttaaatttatttattttcaaaactagcctTCCACTTTCATaaaaagatgtgacttttatgaaattttgcTACTTTAACGAGGAGGTGCTACTTTAatcaaaagttgtaacttttatggaaaattgtgactttaatgaagagttgcgatttttatgaaaaattgttacTTTTGTGAAGAGTTGCTACTTTaataaagagttgcgactttatgaaaagttgtaacttttacgaaaggttgtgaactttcgatgggttgtaacttttccaaatagttgtaacatttcttataaggcacaataaatatttgttcacactacattttgttatctataaatagagtaatttctctcattttatatcaacaaaaattttgatcttcttcttctacttctataaaatcaaatattcatGTACTTTACTCCTGTTGAATGACTTACTGACACCActgttttgtatcaataagttggtgaataaaatcgtTCGATCATGAGAGGATGTAATTCTCTAGACCTCGGGTATTGGAGGCAGTGACTGATGCAGGATTTCTATTAAggggtttgaaaaaaaatagtaattttaacCCCTAAACCAGCCTCTATATTTATATTCGGCAGGTTCAAAATCAAtagataaacataaaaattcttaaatatacaacataattttttgcCGAGTTatcacttttatgaaaagttatgatttttatgaaagtttTTGACCATTTTGAAGGTTGTAACTTTACcaaagagttgtaacttttctgGTAAGACACAATAATCATTagttcacactaccctttgttgtctataaataatGGATTTTTTTCTCCTACCTTTTAAGTTTCACTTAGGtgataattttattcaatagacctttaaattttcatatttgaacttctaaatattttgactttaattTTGTCATGATCATTTGTAGGCTGCAAATTTTGTTCGATAGTAACTTATGATTTGAGAATTGTGAAACTTAATCATTATCGCAGATTCTTTTAATGCAGAACAAGATAAAGAATAAAGACATGCAAAGCGATGAAACTAATTGCAAGTGAGGCAAGTCCTGCATGGATCAAGGTTGTTGGCATTCCAAAATTATGTGAGTAATCATATAGTTCTAcactttcaatttttcttaaacttcggctgcaattaatttgatttgtaTGAAGTGTAGTATTTTGTCTTGATTTCTTCACCCCTTTTATTGATTTGAAATGATGGTGTATCGAAAACAACTTTCTTTTCCTCCAAGATAAGAGTAGGCTCTGTGTCCACACTATTCTTTTCATATCTCACTTGTGAGATTATAATGAAATAATCGTTTGTATGTGGAATGGTGtaaattttagtaatttgaaattcttttattaGCAAACAAATATTGTGAATAAGATTAATGTGAACTAGGATatgatatttcaatttttttactttcttctcATAATACATAATTTCAATGTTCATGTTTAACAGAATGAATAtacattttcattaattattggCTAGAAATATGTTCCTGTCTTTTCAATagtaattcttttgtttttatgttaGATTAAACTTTTTGATTATCTCTTTTCAAATAGTTATTTTTCAAtacatttgatttaaaaatatttcttctgAATGTCAACATTATAAAACTAAAAGTTTGTGTTTTTCCTTATTATCTTTGggtattaacaaaaaaaataaaatctacttTTCGCGCGAATAAATTAGCTagtgaaataataaatagatatatcatttaatatcaaTTATAGTTATTTTATGCTAAATTTTATACTTAATCTTTTTAGAATaaagttatattaatttatattataaaatccAATAACTTAGacttaaaatttcatattctaAATCAGTCTATTAAAATTACACAAGTTAGACAATTGAAGTTATAACAAATATTACATTGTCAAGATTAGTAACAGATAAGTACtaaggataaaaaataatatatttttatagtaagtattttttttcttttaccgcgtttattatttttgcttttttaaCCGCGTAAAAGAAACACTGCGTAGGTTAGAAGCCACGCGGTTCAATCACTATAAAATGACACGCTGCGTAATTTAGAAGTCGTCAAATTACAGAAGCTAACTCTCCGGCGACTATGTCCGACCAAAACCCTAAAATCAATTTCCGTCACCCATTgtctttgaagaaaaaaataaagaaaacttgaTTATCTCGTTAAGGAAATTGTTGCCTTTTGAAGTAAAATTGATGCATGTTTTAAGTAAATCGAAGGAAATTCTGATCTTTTTGAAGCAAATTGCTATTCATATGTTAAGATTCTTCCAGCCTATGTTCAAGAATTAAGCGGAAGTATGAGGCTATTTGGAGCGCAGTTCGGTCAGTAATATTGAGCCTCtattaaaatactaatattGTTTGATTTTCTTGGAACTCTTGCCTGCATTCTCttttaaataattcaagaacttgCTTTTTGAAGTTACGTTGTTAATTGATGGATTGTTTCCTGATTAGCCATTTTGCTTTACATGGTTTAGAATTTTTTGACTTTGAGTTTAGTTTCTTTCCCTCTCACTGAACCGCCCTTTTCGTGAAATTACACATGAGCTTCctcttttcttattcttattactCTCTCTGCTATATTTTATAAGCAATGACGATGTGAAGGTCTTATCCTCTGTGTAATTTCCATAGAACTTGTTTTCTCTCGAGGTAATTAATCTGTTGCTTGGCACGACACCTCAGGTGGGTCTATGAGATTTTGGAATTAGGTTCTTTACTTTCTCATAAGCCTAACTGTTGTTTACAGCCACGATGGATGTCAATGCTTTTGAGCTGATTAATTTTACTTGGAAAAGTTCAGTTTCTTTCACACCCCTCACCAAACCTCTCTTTTTGTGATATTGCACATGCACGTcctctttttgtatttttatcacTCACTCTGCTTCGTTTTTATACACAATGAAGATTTGGATGTTTTCATGCGTTGATGTTCAATCAAACATGTTGCCTGGCGAGCTAAAGACCCGTTGCTCGGCATGGCACTTCAGGTGGGTCTAAGAGATTTTGGAAAAAGTTCCATTTTATGGTCCTTTTTCTCTGTCTCATGGGCAAACTGATGCTTGCAGCCATGCTGGGTTTCATAGCTTTTGAGGTTATCGTGTTTTGGCACCTCACGACTTTCTactttttttgttcttattacTCTCTCTGGTATAACTTAACAAAGcaatttaacatgttttttctCGAGTTGAGAACTGTTGCTTGGCATGAGATTTAGGAGAAAGTTCCATTTCATGGTGATCTTCTTTGTCTCGTAAGGCTAACTGAATGCTTGCAGCCATGACAGATTTCAAATACTTTGAGATGATTCGTGTTTTTGCTTTGTAAAGTTTAGTTTCTTTACTCCCCCTCACTGAACCGCCCTTTTTCGTGAAACTACACAAGCTTCctcttttcttattcttattactCTCTCTACTCTATTTTATTAGCAATGAGGATGTGAAGGTTTTATCTTCGGTGTAATTTCAATAGAAATTGTTTTCTGTCGAGATGATTAATCTGTTGTTTGGCACGGCACCTCAGGTGGGTCTATGAGATTTTGGAATTAAATTTCCATTTCACGGTGGTTCTTCTCTTTCTCATAAGCCTAGCTGTTGTTTACAACCACGATGATGTCAATGCTTTGGAGTTGATTAATTTTACTTGGCAAAGTTCAGTTTCTTTCACACCCCTCACCAAACCTCTCTTTTTGTGATATTGCACATGCACGTcctctttttgtatttttatcacTCACTCTGCTTCGTTTTTATACGCAATGAAGATTTGGATGTTTTCATGCGTTGATGTTCAATCAAACATGTTGCCTGGCGAGCTAAAGACCCGTTGCTTGGCATGGCACTTCAGGTGGGTCTAAGAGATTTTGGAAAAAGTTCCA
This window of the Solanum pennellii chromosome 2, SPENNV200 genome carries:
- the LOC107010231 gene encoding uncharacterized protein LOC107010231 isoform X16, which encodes MRMSSYISALVLWFQGFITQMIKCFKLIVSPTLIARGIDLDQTICNFLLMLQSVLNNHYDGSMNFMHRDELTTSLQGMIKFSHAEMHPIPSTVCRCKLEKLSIRMRTISIKQGKCTANSHLTVYGT
- the LOC107010231 gene encoding uncharacterized protein LOC107010231 isoform X9 produces the protein MRMSSYISALVLWFQGFITQMIKCFKLIVSPTLIARGIDLDQTICNFLLMLQSVLNNHYDGSMNFMHRDELTTSLQGMIKFSHAEMHPIPSTVCRCKLEKLSIRMRTISIKQGKCTANSHLTGLASCPSLYSPWFLMLPYTTDIKIKPFKRYASALKERL
- the LOC107010231 gene encoding uncharacterized protein LOC107010231 isoform X13, giving the protein MRMSSYISALVLWFQGFITQMIKCFKLIVSPTLIARGIDLDQTICNFLLMLQSVLNNHYDGSMNFMHRDELTTSLQGMIKFSHAEMHPIPSTVCRCKLEKLSFRMRTISIKQGKCTANSRLTGEELKQTSLCYENCISGNAI
- the LOC107010231 gene encoding uncharacterized protein LOC107010231 isoform X17; translation: MRMSSYISALVLWFQGFITQMIKCFKLIVSPTLIARGIDLDQTICNFLLMLQSVLNNHYDGSMNFMHRDELTTSLQGMIKFSHAEMHPIPSTVCRCKLEKLSFRMRTISIKQGKCTANSRLTVYGT
- the LOC107010231 gene encoding uncharacterized protein LOC107010231 isoform X10, yielding MRMSSYISALVLWFQGFITQMIKCFKLIVSPTLIARGIDLDQTICNFLLMLQSVLNNHYDGSMNFMHRDELTTSLQGMIKFSHAEMHPIPSTVCRCKLEKEMHIEVDLNPTQVFFQTFVLLKFLTVINQNENNFNQAGKMYRKFTPDRFF
- the LOC107010231 gene encoding catalase-like isoform X6 is translated as MRMSSYISALVLWFQGFITQMIKCFKLIVSPTLIARGIDLDQTICNFLLMLQSVLNNHYDGSMNFMHRDELTTSLQGMIKFSHAEMHPIPSTVCRCKLEKEMHIEVDLNPTQVFFQTFVLLKFLTVINQNENNFNQAGKMYRKFTPDSLWNLKKLGMDLQHSSFSSFKIIYQTVELEKIAIYPKLHCIKFCNISSKLNLTLSMK
- the LOC107010231 gene encoding uncharacterized protein LOC107010231 isoform X11 → MRMSSYISALVLWFQGFITQMIKCFKLIVSPTLIARGIDLDQTICNFLLMLQSVLNNHYDGSMNFMHRDELTTSLQGMIKFSHAEMHPIPSTVCRCKLEKEMHIEVDLNPTQVFFQTFVLLKFLTVINQNENNFNQAGKMYRKFTPDRTR
- the LOC107010231 gene encoding uncharacterized protein LOC107010231 isoform X15, which codes for MRMSSYISALVLWFQGFITQMIKCFKLIVSPTLIARGIDLDQTICNFLLMLQSVLNNHYDGSMNFMHRDELTTSLQGMIKFSHAEMHPIPSTVCRCKLEKLSIRMRTISIKQGKCTANSHLTEQDKE
- the LOC107010231 gene encoding uncharacterized protein LOC107010231 isoform X4: MRMSSYISALVLWFQGFITQMIKCFKLIVSPTLIARGIDLDQTICNFLLMLQSVLNNHYDGSMNFMHRDELTTSLQVAVDIQEMHIEVDLNPTQVFFQTFVLLKFLTVINQNENNFNQAGKMYRKFTPDSPMLSEMGELSESMRLFGAQFGQGSLVSTISDQNPKPFKRRKEKFDNSLLLDFLGILACILFFRKIKNLLFEVTLLFLDAYTKKSKEYIGIRNVKEVQEIYSF
- the LOC107010231 gene encoding uncharacterized protein LOC107010231 isoform X3, whose translation is MRMSSYISALVLWFQGFITQMIKCFKLIVSPTLIARGIDLDQTICNFLLMLQSVLNNHYDGSMNFMHRDELTTSLQAVAVDIQEMHIEVDLNPTQVFFQTFVLLKFLTVINQNENNFNQAGKMYRKFTPDSPMLSEMGELSESMRLFGAQFGQGSLVSTISDQNPKPFKRRKEKFDNSLLLDFLGILACILFFRKIKNLLFEVTLLFLDAYTKKSKEYIGIRNVKEVQEIYSF